From the Scylla paramamosain isolate STU-SP2022 chromosome 15, ASM3559412v1, whole genome shotgun sequence genome, one window contains:
- the LOC135107602 gene encoding uncharacterized protein LOC135107602 → MGTAVRFLVLVILICIGEARQCYNCTGDCVRYSECKGSCFTSVRELGGDEVRSCIEETEETHCIPEDKAGVKYKTCYCNTELCNPASTPVHLDILLFLVICVQLLLRMR, encoded by the exons ATGGGGACAGCAGTCAGGTTTCTGGTGCTGGTGATACTGATCTGCATTG GTGAGGCACGTCAGTGTTACAACTGTACCGGTGACTGTGTCAGGTATTCGGAATGTAAGGGTTCATGCTTCACTTCTGTACGTGAGCTGG GTGGTGATGAGGTTCGCAGCTGCATTGAGGAGACTGAAGAGACCCACTGCATTCCAGAAGACAAAGCAGGAGTGAAGTACAAAACATGCTACTGCAACACTGAGCTATGCAACCCTGCCTCTACTCCAGTCCATCTAGATATTTTACTGTTTCTTGTCATATGTGTTCAACTTCTCCTAAGGATGAGGTAA